The nucleotide sequence TGATACTATAATTTCTAGTTCAAATTCCATTCCTGGGATTACTCTTTCCATAAACCTCGGATTTGCTTTTCCAGTTGTACGATCTATAGTGTTCTCTCCTTTTATTTCTATGCCACCATTATAAAAATCAAAATCCGCAATTTTTTTTATCCATTCTGATGTTGGAAATGCATCTCTTACGATTATTCTTGTCTGCCAATCAGATTCAAATTTAGAACTTGTATCTTCCTTGCTTTTTTCTGAACCAAATACGGTGTATATCAAATTTCTCCAAGATGGATCCACTTCTATCAAAGTTAGTAAAGATTTCATTTTTCCTTTAATGCTACTTCCAGGAATATATGGTATCTCAATTGTTCTTTCTTTTGCATCTCCTTCTTTATATGAAATTTTTGTAGTAATTACAGGATTATCTGTACCACCAATTTTCAAGGATTCTTTTCCTGCACCTATATGCAGACCAGTCACAACTTTTATTTTTCCTTTATAAACTATATTATATTTCCACATTTTTATCACCCATTTTTGAATATGCTATTAAAGCTTCAAATACCAATTTGAATCTCTCTAGCCTTTCAAGCCAAGTATCATCATTGGGGGATTCAATTATTAATTTTACACTATCTTTAATAAATTCAACTAATTGCTTGGGAATATATTTCCTTTGATTTGAGTAATATGCTCTTGGCTCTAACATT is from Nitrososphaerota archaeon and encodes:
- the csm3 gene encoding type III-A CRISPR-associated RAMP protein Csm3 translates to MWKYNIVYKGKIKVVTGLHIGAGKESLKIGGTDNPVITTKISYKEGDAKERTIEIPYIPGSSIKGKMKSLLTLIEVDPSWRNLIYTVFGSEKSKEDTSSKFESDWQTRIIVRDAFPTSEWIKKIADFDFYNGGIEIKGENTIDRTTGKANPRFMERVIPGMEFELEIIVSIFDTDDVEKIKKLIKTGIELLEDSYLGGNGSRGYGKVEFDLKELEIRDLDYYRKKLEDRG